The Raphanus sativus cultivar WK10039 chromosome 2, ASM80110v3, whole genome shotgun sequence genome includes a region encoding these proteins:
- the LOC108841648 gene encoding early nodulin-like protein 22: protein MAQSSVHVSYAAPTVPMAIIMTVLCLFLANNVSHARKQATYYVGGQYGWDAIIPMDTWARGKIFYAGDILEFKYDYQSSNVMVVNRTGYETCIANENAKEYTSGDDRIQLPYGLSYYIGTYDAADCSAGLKMAIRAIS from the exons ATGGCTCAATCATCCGTACATGTTTCATATGCTGCGCCAACAGTACCAATGGCTATCATCATGACGGTTTTGTGTTTGTTTCTAGCCAATAATGTTTCCCATGCCCGGAAGCAGGCCACCTACTATGTCGGCGGCCAGTATGGTTGGGACGCGATTATTCCAATGGACACTTGGGCACGAGGCAAAATCTTCTACGCTGGTGATATTCTCG AATTCAAATACGATTATCAGTCTAGCAATGTGATGGTGGTAAATCGTACCGGCTATGAAACGTGTATAGCAAACGAGAATGCGAAAGAGTACACATCAGGCGATGATAGGATCCAACTTCCATATGGTCTTAGCTATTACATCGGGACATATGATGCTGCTGATTGCTCAGCCGGTTTAAAGATGGCCATAAGAGCAATAAGTTAG
- the LOC108840556 gene encoding uncharacterized protein LOC108840556: MENKNNHGNEDGPKHSQVVKIKREFEKIWQPSLHQAEMRRVLTEIKRSQRSRSPLGLGERSISVGNR, from the coding sequence ATGGAGAACAAGAACAATCATGGAAACGAGGATGGTCCAAAACATAGCCAAGTGGTGAAGATAAAGAGAGAATTTGAGAAGATATGGCAACCATCACTGCATCAAGCGGAGATGAGAAGGGTCCTTACCGAGATCAAGAGGAGTCAACGTTCACGTTCACCACTTGGCTTAGGAGAGAGATCTATTTCCGTTGGGAACAGATGA
- the LOC108825385 gene encoding uncharacterized protein LOC108825385, which produces MLDKLIGGHRYGNGYGHKDHRSSGYAFQEHKKFMSYEESEGGYFDRQSRYDHHMRLPANYGRPPMAHMPVFDEEDSDSDVEDFYKSSQSHRTTVLPNHGKNHHQQPPHMNFMTLPPMTQFHHNGKMGNGWQGMHEDAYHGGYGMQQHGAQGMEHQDRLMAPQVPPHHVYMNPSHGSGSGHAVMFKASENWRFSNYSGGHHKAGWRNKGL; this is translated from the exons atgcttGACAAACTTATCGGAGGGCATAGGTATGGCAACGGGTACGGCCACAAGGACCACAGAAGCAGCGGCTATGCCTTCCAGGAGCACAAGAAATTCATGTCTTACGAGGAGTCAGAAGGAGGATACTTTGACCGTCAATCCCGCTACGATCACCACATGAGGCTTCCGGCCAACTACGGCCGTCCACCCATGGCTCACATGCCTGTCTTTGATGAAGAAGACTCAGACTCAGACGTAGAGGATTTCTATAAGAGCAGCCAGAGCCACCGCACTACGGTGCTGCCAAATCACGGCAAAAACCACCACCAACAGCCACCTCATATGAACTTCATGACCCTACCTCCGATGACTCAATTTCACCACAAT GGAAAGATGGGTAATGGATGGCAGGGGATGCATGAAGATGCATATCATGGAGGATACGGGATGCAGCAACACGGTGCGCAAGGGATGGAGCACCAGGACAGGCTTATGGCTCCTCAGGTTCCACCACATCATGTCTACATGAACCCCAGCCATGGCAGTGGCAGTGGCCATGCAGTTATGTTCAAGGCTTCGGAGAACTGGCGATTCAGCAACTATAGCGGCGGCCACCACAAAGCCGGGTGGAGGAATAAGGGACTCTGA
- the LOC108818493 gene encoding uncharacterized protein LOC108818493, with protein sequence MGIFSRSLASRKSKDGMKIIAAAFFGVTFGFLVGISFPSLSLTKVNLPTKFIPSNDLSYIEEKGSAIATPDSHKSWSSSKSNNNNTSSRPVDKSKIWVPSNPRGAERLPPGIVAAESDFYLRRLWGLPHEDLASQPRYLVTFTVGIKQKQNIDACVKKFSGNFTILLFHYDGRVTEWDEFEWSKTAIHISVRKQTKWWYAKRFLHPDIVARYDYIFIWDEDLGVEHFNAEEYIKLVKKHGLEISQPGLEPNKGLTWQMTKRRGDREVHKITEEKPGWCSDPHLPPCAAFVEIMAPVFSRDAWRCVWHMIQNDLVHGWGLDFALRRCAEPAHEKIGVVDSQWIIHQTVPSLGSQGEAVDGKAPWQGVRDRCKKEWTMFQSRMANAEKDYFKSLQVESSSSNSTATTV encoded by the exons ATGGGAATCTTTTCACGCAG TTTGGCTAGTAGGAAATCAAAAGATGGAATGAAGATCATTGCAGCTGCCTTTTTTGGTGTAACGTTTGGCTTTCTGGTTGGAATATCTTTTCCATCATTATCACTCACTAAG GTGAATCTCCCAACAAAATTTATTCCTTCAAACGATCTCTCATATATAGAGGAAAAGGGTTCCGCAATTGCAACTCCAGATAGTCATAAATCTTGGTCTTCATCAAAGAGTAACAACAATAACACCTCATCTCGTCCAGTCGACAAATCAAAG ATATGGGTTCCTTCAAATCCTCGTGGTGCTGAAAGATTGCCACCGGGTATAGTTGCTGCTGAATCTGACTTCTATTTGCGCAGATTATGGGGTTTACCTCATGAG GATTTGGCCAGCCAACCAAGATATCTTGTGACATTCACTGTTGGTatcaaacagaaacaaaatatcGATGCTTGTGTCAAAAAG TTTTCAGGGAACTTCACTATTCTCCTGTTTCATTATGACGGCCGAGTCACTGAGTGGGATGAGTTTGAATGGTCCAAGACTGCTATACACATCAGTGTCAGAAAACAGACAAAATG GTGGTATGCGAAGAGGTTCTTGCACCCTGATATTGTAGCGCGATATGATTACATATTCATCTGGGATGAAGACCTCGGGGTCGAGCATTTTAATGCTGAAGAGTACATAAAGCTGGTGAAGAAGCATGGCCTTGAGATTTCCCAACCTGGCTTGGAACCAAACAAAGGGTTAACATGGCAGATGACAAAGAGAAGAGGAGATCGTGAAGTCCACAA GATAACAGAAGAAAAACCAGGATGGTGCTCAGATCCTCACCTCCCTCCATGTGCTGC ATTCGTTGAGATCATGGCTCCTGTATTTTCAAGAGACGCCTGGAGATGCGTGTGGCATATGATCCAG AATGATTTGGTTCACGGTTGGGGACTCGACTTTGCACTCAGAAGATGTGCTGAG CCTGCACACGAGAAGATAGGTGTAGTAGATTCTCAGTGGATCATTCATCAAACTGTCCCTTCCCTTGGCAGCCAA GGTGAGGCAGTAGATGGAAAAGCGCCATGGCAAGGG GTGAGGGACAGATGCAAAAAGGAGTGGACCATGTTCCAGAGTAGAATGGCTAACGCAGAAAAGGATTATTTCAAATCTTTACAAGTTGAAAGCTCCTCCTCCAATTCAACAGCAACCACCGTTTAA